The following proteins are encoded in a genomic region of Brachypodium distachyon strain Bd21 chromosome 1, Brachypodium_distachyon_v3.0, whole genome shotgun sequence:
- the LOC100842991 gene encoding elongation factor 1-alpha has translation MGKEKTHINIVVIGHVDSGKSTTTGHLIYKLGGIDKRVIERFEKEAAEMNKRSFKYAWVLDKLKAERERGITIDIALWKFETTKYYCTVIDAPGHRDFIKNMITGTSQADCAVLIIDSTTGGFEAGISKDGQTREHALLAFTLGVKQMICCCNKMDATTPKYSKARYDEIVKEVSSYLKKVGYNPDKVPFVPISGFEGDNMIERSTNLDWYKGPTLLEALDQINEPKRPSDKPLRLPLQDVYKIGGIGTVPVGRVETGVIKPGMIVTFGPTGLTTEVKSVEMHHEALQEALPGDNVGFNVKNVAVKDLKRGFVASNSKDDPAKEAANFTSQVIIMNHPGQIGNGYAPVLDCHTSHIAVKFAELVTKIDRRSGKELEKEPKFLKNGDAGIVKMIPTKPMVVETFAMYPPLGRFAVRDMRQTVAVGVIKGVEKKDPTGAKVTKAAAKKK, from the exons ATGGGTAAGGAGAAGACTCACATCAACATCGTGGTCATTGGCCATGTCGACTCTGGCAAGTCGACCACCACTGGCCACCTGATCTACAAGCTTGGAGGTATTGACAAGCGTGTGATCGAGAGGTTCGAGAAGGAGGCTGCCGAGATGAACAAGAGGTCATTCAAGTACGCGTGGGTGCTTGACAAGCTGAAGGCTGAGCGTGAGAGAGGTATCACCATCGATATTGCCTTGTGGAAGTTCGAGACCACCAAGTACTACTGCACCGTCATTGATGCCCCTGGACACCGTGACTTCATCAAGAACATGATTACCGGTACCTCCCAGGCTGACTGTGCCGTGCTTATCATTGACTCCACGACTGGAGGTTTTGAGGCTGGTATCTCCAAGGATGGCCAGACCCGTGAGCATGCCCTCCTTGCTTTCACTCTTGGAGTGAAGCAGATGATCTGCTGCTGCAACaag ATGGATGCCACCACTCCCAAGTACTCGAAGGCCCGTTATGATGAAATTGTTAAGGAAGTCTCTTCCTACCTCAAGAAGGTCGGCTACAACCCTGACAAGGTccccttcgtccccatctCTGGTTTTGAGGGTGACAACATGATTGAGAGGTCCACCAACCTTGACTGGTACAAGGGCCCTACCTTGCTTGAGGCACTTGACCAGATCAATGAGCCCAAGAGGCCCTCGGACAAGCCCCTGCGTCTTCCCCTCCAGGACGTGTACAAGATTGGTGGCATTGGAACTGTGCCTGTTGGCCGTGTTGAGACTGGTGTCATCAAGCCTGGTATGATTGTTACCTTCGGTCCTACTGGTCTTACCACTGAGGTCAAGTCCGTTGAGATGCACCATGAGGCTCTCCAGGAGGCCCTTCCTGGTGACAATGTTGGCTTCAACGTCAAGAACGTTGCTGTGAAGGATCTCAAGCGTGGGTTTGTTGCATCCAACTCCAAGGATGACCCTGCCAAGGAGGCTGCCAACTTCACCTCCCAGGTCATCATCATGAACCACCCTGGTCAGATTGGCAACGGCTACGCCCCAGTGCTGGACTGCCACACCTCCCACATTGCTGTGAAGTTTGCCGAGCTGGTGACCAAGATCGACAGGCGATCTGGTAaggagctggagaaggagccCAAGTTCTTGAAGAACGGTGATGCTGGTATCGTGAAGATGATTCCCACCAAGCCCATGGTTGTGGAGACCTTCGCCATGTACCCTCCTCTTGGTCGTTTTGCTGTGCGTGACATGAGACAAACAGTTGCTGTTGGTGTCATAAAGggtgtggagaagaaggacccAACCGGCGCCAAGGTCACCAAGGCTGCTGCCAAGAAGAAGTGA
- the LOC104581282 gene encoding elongation factor 1-alpha — MGKEKTHINIVVIGHVDSGKSTTTGHLIYKLGGIDKRVIERFEKEAAEMNKRSFKYAWVLDKLKAERERGITIDIALWKFETTKYYCTVIDAPGHRDFIKNMITGTSQADCAVLIIDSTTGGFEAGISKDGQTREHALLAFTLGVKQMICCCNKMDATTPKYSKARYDEIVKEVSSYLKKVGYNPDKVPFVPISGFEGDNMIERSTNLDWYKGPTLLEALDQINEPKRPSDKPLRLPLQDVYKIGGIGTVPVGRVETGVIKPGMIVTFGPTGLTTEVKSVEMHHEALQEALPGDNVGFNVKNVAVKDLKRGFVASNSKDDPAKEAANFTSQVIIMNHPGQIGNGYAPVLDCHTSHIAVKFAELVTKIDRRSGKELEKEPKFLKNGDAGIVKMIPTKPMVVETFAMYPPLGRFAVRDMRQTVAVGVIKGVEKKDPTGAKVTKAAAKKK; from the exons ATGGGTAAGGAGAAAACTCACATCAACATCGTGGTCATTGGCCATGTCGACTCTGGCAAGTCGACCACCACTGGCCACCTGATCTACAAGCTTGGAGGTATTGACAAGCGTGTGATCGAGAGGTTCGAGAAGGAGGCTGCCGAGATGAACAAGAGGTCATTCAAGTACGCGTGGGTGCTTGACAAGCTGAAGGCTGAGCGTGAGAGAGGTATCACCATCGATATTGCCTTGTGGAAGTTCGAGACCACCAAGTACTACTGCACCGTCATTGATGCCCCTGGTCACCGTGACTTCATCAAGAACATGATTACCGGTACCTCCCAGGCTGACTGTGCCGTGCTTATCATTGACTCCACGACTGGAGGTTTTGAGGCTGGTATCTCCAAGGATGGCCAGACCCGTGAGCATGCCCTCCTTGCTTTCACTCTTGGAGTGAAGCAGATGATCTGCTGCTGCAACAAG ATGGATGCCACCACTCCCAAGTACTCGAAGGCCCGTTATGATGAAATTGTTAAGGAAGTCTCTTCCTACCTCAAGAAGGTCGGCTACAACCCTGACAAGGTccccttcgtccccatctCTGGTTTTGAGGGTGACAACATGATTGAGAGGTCCACCAACCTTGACTGGTACAAGGGCCCTACCTTGCTTGAGGCACTTGACCAGATCAATGAGCCCAAGAGGCCCTCAGACAAGCCCCTGCGTCTTCCCCTCCAGGACGTGTACAAGATTGGTGGCATTGGAACTGTGCCTGTTGGCCGTGTTGAGACTGGTGTCATCAAGCCTGGTATGATTGTTACCTTCGGTCCTACTGGTCTTACCACTGAGGTCAAGTCCGTTGAGATGCACCATGAGGCTCTCCAGGAGGCCCTTCCTGGTGACAATGTTGGCTTCAACGTCAAGAACGTTGCTGTGAAGGATCTCAAGCGTGGGTTTGTTGCATCCAACTCCAAGGATGACCCTGCCAAGGAGGCTGCCAACTTCACCTCCCAGGTCATCATCATGAACCACCCTGGTCAGATTGGCAACGGCTACGCCCCAGTGCTGGACTGCCACACCTCCCACATTGCTGTGAAGTTTGCCGAGCTGGTGACCAAGATCGACAGGCGATCTGGTAaggagctggagaaggagccCAAGTTCTTGAAGAACGGTGATGCTGGTATCGTGAAGATGATTCCCACCAAGCCCATGGTTGTGGAGACCTTCGCCATGTACCCTCCTCTTGGTCGTTTTGCTGTGCGTGACATGAGACAAACAGTTGCTGTTGGTGTCATCAAGggtgtggagaagaaggacccAACCGGCGCCAAGGTCACCAAGGCGGCTGCCAAGAAGAAATGA